The nucleotide window TTTGGTAAAGCATGTTCCAGCTAGTATTACACAACTGCACGCAAATGaccatacacattacacacacagtcccaaatACCACCACATGCTTGGCAATGAAGAAAGatccatctttttctctctctgtgtctttctactatacaaacacacacacacaattttgtcAGCGACATCTGTGTGATCTTTAATGTTCAATTTCTTCACAATCAGAGAGCAGGCCTTATTTCTcctgatttaaaaaataaacacattctTACATAAAATACATAATTCTACTATAATATAAGTATGCCAAGAtcaaaaaacaactaaaatgTTATAAACAACCTATAATATAACTCACAAGGAATGAAATGTTGGCATAGGTTGCGATTTTAATATTTACCCACTTGGCATAATTATCTTTACCAAAGACCAAATAAAGACAATGCCTTTCCACTAACTTGTCTGGTATGTGAGTGATTTTGTTTCGTCATAGCACCATACAGTATTTTGCCATTGTGAGATTTGTATGCTATCTACTTTGATGTTCTGTTGCAGTTATTCTATAGGGCCTGGCGTAACCTTTACATTTGTAGCTGTGCTGGGATCAGTGTGTGATGTGGACCAGAAAGAAGTGCACAGCAAGATGCCCAACAGCTTAAGATGATCTTGGGTCAGGTTTAGGCGGCACGGGCACTGAAGAAGGGAAGGGCACGGATAAAGGAGTCGAGTCGGCTGTTGAAGAGCTCGCTCTGCAGGGtgtctcccaacacacacagtgggttCTTGACGATGTACTCGACAtatagctgctcacacacattcacaaagatgGGAGCAGTAATCAAATACAAGTTCATACCATTTATGTGCACTGATTAAAAATCATAACATGAAAAGTTGATtcttgcttaaagggataatccggagtgaaatgcactttagataaatttttcggactattgggagtacatacgttgagttgacaccaaaatcatgtcattcggatgtattttgagaaagttcgagttcaccgtttttagctttcgccgctacaaaacgctatttttatacctcttctactgttccaaccaacactacacttacgtggtagtgagtagagggtccctaaagccaaaccgaagtatccccacgtctttatgtggtcggatagagagtccagaatgaatttagagtcagtacctttccggaaatgtcactgctgcagctagcaacgcgttaacaacattttaataacatttccgggaaggtacggactcgattaaattcattctggactctctatccgaccacataaagacgtggggatacttcggtttggctttagggaccctctactcactaccacgtaagtgtagtgttggttggaacagtagaagaggtataaaaatagcgttttgtagcggcgaaaggacttgccccggtcacttccaggctaacgagttttggctaaaaacggtgaactcgaacattctcaaaatacatccaaatgacatgattttggtgtcaactcaacgtatgtactcccaatagtccgaaaaattgatctaaagtgcatttcactccggattatccctttaatcatgcgcacacacacgcacacacacacaccgtgctgtATATCTGGTGCAGGATGTCTCTGCAGTTGGGCACACCGAGGTCTGTGTTCATGATGATCTTAATGCCAGTGGGTGTCTCATAGTAGTGCAGCTTATAGCGACTTGTCTGGAAGGACACAAAGCCATCCTTCCTGAACAAAATGGTCAAGGACATACACCCACTGCGgtttcccaaacacacacacacacaaaacattggGCTAGTCAAGGACTGTATACACTATAATCAAGAACAATTGCAAGGTCAAGGACTGTACGCCTAGAAGAATATTCATGCACATAAATTATACAGCAATTCTAAAGATCTGGGCCTAATCAAGGTTAAGCACACTCATTCCATAGACGGAATCACGTAAGATACTGtcgggcagccgtggcctactggttagggcttcgagctggTAAGCGAATACTATACctactgggcacacacacacacacacacacacacacacacacacacacacacacacacacacacacacacacacacacagaatgtgttAAAAGGATACATGTCCAGTGGAGACATCTTACTGACAAAAGATCGAATGGAAAACAGCATTCCATACATCAGCTTAAACTCCTGCGAAATAGAgaaatagtttttattattatttgtattataatAAGGTTCTGcttaaaatgttaacaaaaaATACAGCAAAACCATATCCCATCAGCAAACAAAgacatgtacatgtactgtctatagacgtcaattgcctttttcaatggggagggctcctgggtgggcttgggaacgatttggcagagtttcaggcttgtaaacagactgtactagcgatccgaaccgctagatggcaacagtgccatttggatgattagtatctgcctagagtgcacatgcagagacatccctgctgaaaaaaacagcctgaccagctaaaggtggtttgctggttgaccagctagttaaccagcttatttgaccaccctttgatggttaaccagctagaccagcaaaaacacaccttcagctggtttacccagcttatgatggtaaattcagctggttttgattgtcgtaccaccttaaagggatattccgccatttgtggaaatacgctcattttccaccttccctcgagcaaaacaatcgatatttgattattacgccagatgagagtgtagttccatgtcaaatcagcctagaaaaacgccaggtttcattttcagttggtcttattgcactttctaacttgagaggagacatgttttaaatgggaaaattaccagaaatcttagtcacttttaaacatgaagctagcaggcgagaagctaatggtctaatccgattcagtgatctatgctaggctgaagctaaaagttgtatcgccagactcacagaatggctggatgaacgggaacaaggtaaatatcgattgttttgctcgaggggaggtggaaaatgagcg belongs to Sardina pilchardus chromosome 16, fSarPil1.1, whole genome shotgun sequence and includes:
- the trappc1 gene encoding trafficking protein particle complex subunit 1 isoform X1 — encoded protein: MNMTVHNLYIFDRNGTCLHYSEWNRKKQAGISKEEEFKLMYGMLFSIRSFVSKMSPLDMKDGFVSFQTSRYKLHYYETPTGIKIIMNTDLGVPNCRDILHQIYSTLYVEYIVKNPLCVLGDTLQSELFNSRLDSFIRALPFFSARAA
- the trappc1 gene encoding trafficking protein particle complex subunit 1 isoform X2, translated to MTVHNLYIFDRNGTCLHYSEWNRKKQAGISKEEEFKLMYGMLFSIRSFVSKMSPLDMKDGFVSFQTSRYKLHYYETPTGIKIIMNTDLGVPNCRDILHQIYSTLYVEYIVKNPLCVLGDTLQSELFNSRLDSFIRALPFFSARAA